In a genomic window of Micromonospora cremea:
- a CDS encoding ABC transporter ATP-binding protein, with translation MRFSPAGEPGVPDTRSATRYLIWLAGRHKRLFTAGIALGVVWMVAQALMPAAVGRAVDGLARRDEDALLTWGVVLLGLGVLQAVAGILRHRCAVHNWLAAAYRTVQLTVEAANRLGAALPRRVAAGEVVSIGTSDIGQIGHAIDITARGTGALVAIATVAVILLNASVPLGLVVVLGVPLLMAVVALLIRPLHRQQQAYRDAEGALTTRAGDIVSGLRVLRGVGGEPVLSARYRARSQELRTRGLRVARVESLLEAAQVLLPGAFLVLVTWLGARFALRDQISAGQLVAFYGYTAFLVNPLRNLTEAVDKLTRGHVSARRVVRLLQLTPELVDPAQPVALPDGPGELADPGSGVVLHPGRFTALAATAPEDAAEIVDRLGRYTDSDATLHGVPLRSLALATVRARILVADNDAHLFTGRLRTELDPHDRGDDAALAAALVAASATDIVEALPDGLDSPVAERGREFSGGQRQRLRLARALVADPETLLLVEPTSAVDAHTEARIAQRLGDARAGRTTLVCTTSPLVLSRADRVIFVEDGKVVAKGTHAELLDGEPRYRATVSREED, from the coding sequence ATGCGCTTCTCACCGGCCGGCGAGCCCGGCGTACCCGATACCCGGTCGGCGACCCGCTATCTGATCTGGTTGGCCGGCCGGCACAAGCGGCTGTTCACCGCCGGCATCGCGCTCGGCGTGGTGTGGATGGTGGCGCAGGCGCTGATGCCGGCCGCCGTCGGCCGGGCCGTCGACGGGTTGGCACGCCGCGACGAGGACGCCCTGCTCACCTGGGGTGTGGTGCTGCTCGGGCTGGGCGTGCTCCAGGCGGTCGCGGGGATCCTGCGGCACCGCTGCGCCGTGCACAACTGGCTGGCCGCGGCGTACCGGACGGTGCAGTTGACGGTGGAGGCGGCGAACCGGCTCGGCGCCGCGCTGCCCCGCCGGGTCGCCGCCGGGGAGGTGGTGAGCATCGGCACCTCCGACATCGGCCAGATTGGCCACGCCATCGACATCACCGCCCGGGGCACCGGCGCGCTGGTCGCGATCGCCACCGTCGCGGTGATCCTGCTGAACGCCTCGGTGCCACTCGGGCTGGTCGTGGTGCTCGGCGTGCCGCTGCTGATGGCGGTGGTGGCTCTGCTCATCCGGCCGCTGCACCGCCAGCAGCAGGCGTACCGGGACGCGGAGGGAGCGCTGACCACCCGGGCCGGTGACATCGTCTCCGGGCTGCGGGTGCTGCGCGGCGTCGGGGGTGAGCCGGTGCTCTCCGCCCGCTACCGGGCCCGGTCGCAGGAGCTGCGTACGCGTGGCCTGCGGGTGGCCCGGGTCGAGTCGCTGCTGGAGGCGGCGCAGGTGCTGCTGCCCGGCGCCTTCCTGGTGCTGGTGACCTGGCTGGGCGCCCGGTTCGCGCTGCGCGACCAGATCAGCGCCGGGCAACTGGTCGCCTTCTACGGCTACACCGCGTTCCTGGTCAACCCGCTGCGCAACCTCACCGAGGCGGTCGACAAGCTGACCCGTGGGCACGTGTCGGCCCGCCGGGTGGTCCGGCTGCTGCAACTGACCCCGGAGCTGGTCGATCCGGCGCAGCCGGTGGCGCTGCCGGACGGGCCGGGGGAGCTGGCCGACCCCGGCTCCGGAGTCGTGCTGCACCCCGGCCGGTTCACCGCGCTGGCCGCCACCGCCCCCGAGGACGCGGCCGAGATCGTGGACCGGCTCGGCCGGTACACCGATTCGGACGCCACGCTGCACGGCGTACCGCTGCGGTCGCTGGCGCTGGCGACGGTGCGCGCGCGGATCCTGGTGGCCGACAACGACGCGCATCTGTTCACCGGCCGGCTCCGCACGGAGCTGGACCCGCACGACCGGGGCGACGACGCGGCACTCGCCGCGGCGCTGGTCGCGGCGAGCGCGACGGACATCGTCGAGGCGCTGCCCGACGGGCTGGACAGCCCGGTGGCCGAGCGCGGCCGGGAGTTCTCCGGAGGGCAGCGGCAGCGGTTGCGGTTGGCCCGCGCGCTGGTCGCCGACCCGGAGACGTTGCTGCTGGTCGAGCCGACCAGCGCGGTCGACGCGCACACCGAGGCCCGGATCGCACAGCGGCTGGGTGACGCGCGTGCCGGCCGGACCACCCTGGTCTGCACCACAAGCCCGCTGGTGCTCAGCCGAGCCGACCGGGTGATCTTCGTGGAGGACGGCAAGGTGGTGGCCAAGGGGACGCACGCCGAGCTGCTGGACGGCGAGCCGCGCTACCGGGCGACGGTCAGCCGGGAGGAGGACTGA
- the tsaD gene encoding tRNA (adenosine(37)-N6)-threonylcarbamoyltransferase complex transferase subunit TsaD, whose translation MADEPLILGIETSCDETGVGIVRGHTLLADALASSVEEHARFGGVVPEVASRAHLEAIVPTMDRALAEAGVTLADIDAIAVTSGPGLAGALLVGVAAAKGYALAAEKPVYGVNHLAAHVAVDTLEHGPLPEPAIALLVSGGHSSLLLVDDLARGVTPLGATIDDAAGEAFDKVARLLGLPFPGGPPIDREARAGDAAAIAFPRGLTAAKDLAAHRYDFSFSGLKTAVARWVEARQRAGEPVPVADVAASFQEAVCDVLTTKALAACRASGIETLVIGGGVAANSRLRALAEQRAEKYGIRVRVPRPKLCTDNGAMVAALGSHLVAAGVAPSRLDLPADSALPLTTVSV comes from the coding sequence ATGGCTGACGAACCGCTGATCCTGGGCATCGAGACCTCCTGCGACGAGACCGGCGTCGGCATCGTGCGGGGGCACACCCTGCTGGCCGACGCGCTCGCCTCCAGCGTCGAGGAGCACGCCCGGTTCGGGGGCGTGGTGCCCGAGGTGGCCAGCCGGGCCCACCTCGAGGCCATCGTGCCGACCATGGACCGGGCGCTGGCCGAGGCCGGCGTCACCCTGGCCGACATCGACGCGATCGCGGTCACCTCCGGCCCCGGGCTGGCCGGCGCGCTGCTGGTCGGCGTCGCCGCCGCCAAGGGGTACGCGCTCGCCGCCGAAAAGCCGGTGTACGGCGTCAACCATCTGGCCGCGCACGTCGCGGTGGACACCCTCGAGCACGGTCCGCTGCCCGAACCGGCCATCGCGCTGCTGGTGTCCGGCGGGCACTCGTCCCTCCTGCTGGTCGACGACCTGGCCCGGGGCGTCACCCCGCTCGGCGCCACGATCGACGACGCGGCCGGCGAGGCGTTCGACAAGGTCGCCCGGCTGCTCGGGCTGCCGTTCCCGGGCGGCCCGCCCATCGACCGCGAGGCCCGGGCCGGCGATGCGGCCGCGATCGCGTTCCCGCGCGGCCTGACCGCCGCCAAGGACCTCGCCGCACACCGGTACGACTTCTCGTTCTCTGGGCTGAAGACGGCGGTGGCCCGCTGGGTCGAGGCGCGGCAGCGCGCCGGTGAGCCCGTGCCGGTGGCCGACGTCGCCGCGTCCTTCCAGGAGGCGGTCTGTGACGTGCTGACCACCAAGGCGCTCGCCGCCTGCCGGGCGAGCGGAATCGAGACCCTGGTGATCGGTGGGGGCGTGGCGGCCAACTCCCGGCTGCGGGCGTTGGCCGAGCAGCGGGCCGAGAAGTACGGCATCCGGGTCCGGGTGCCCCGGCCGAAGCTCTGCACCGACAACGGGGCGATGGTTGCCGCGCTCGGGTCGCACCTGGTCGCCGCCGGGGTCGCGCCCAGCCGGCTAGACCTGCCGGCCGACTCGGCGCTGCCGTTGACCACGGTCAGCGTGTGA
- the rimI gene encoding ribosomal protein S18-alanine N-acetyltransferase → MRLDRFRWWHIDQVLPIEADLFGAEQWSPAMFWNELANGHHYRVATDDDGTVLGYAGLAGAPPDEVWVQNIAVRRDAQRRGVGRALLEELLAEAARVGARSTLLEVAVDNAPAQRLYATYGFEPIGVRRGYYQPSNTDALVMQRVAEPTGDGPHDHG, encoded by the coding sequence GTGCGGCTGGACCGGTTCCGCTGGTGGCACATCGACCAGGTGCTGCCGATCGAGGCGGACCTCTTCGGCGCCGAGCAGTGGTCGCCGGCGATGTTCTGGAACGAGCTAGCCAACGGGCACCACTACCGGGTCGCCACCGACGACGACGGCACGGTGCTGGGCTACGCCGGGCTCGCCGGGGCTCCGCCGGACGAGGTGTGGGTGCAGAACATCGCGGTCCGCCGTGACGCGCAGCGGCGCGGCGTCGGTCGTGCCCTGCTGGAGGAGTTGCTCGCCGAGGCGGCCCGGGTGGGCGCCCGCAGCACCCTGCTGGAGGTCGCCGTGGACAACGCCCCCGCCCAGCGGCTCTACGCGACGTACGGGTTCGAGCCGATCGGGGTACGGCGCGGCTACTACCAACCGAGCAATACCGACGCGCTGGTCATGCAGCGCGTCGCCGAGCCGACCGGGGACGGACCACACGACCATGGCTGA
- the tsaB gene encoding tRNA (adenosine(37)-N6)-threonylcarbamoyltransferase complex dimerization subunit type 1 TsaB has product MLVLVVDSSTPAVTAALVEVSADGVASRAHRCTVDARAHGELLAPQVDAVLADADARPRDLGAIVAGLGPGPFTGLRVGLVTAATMGQVLNIPTYGVCSLDGIGYPAAAGEPVLAASDARRKELYWAVYDGAGQRIVGPEVSTPAVAAARAGELGATVAVGDGAHRYAETLGLPVRVETRYPDATVLALLAAERIRAGAPGERLTPLYLRRPDAVVATARKPVLP; this is encoded by the coding sequence GTGCTCGTACTCGTGGTGGACAGCTCGACCCCCGCGGTGACCGCCGCGCTGGTGGAGGTCTCGGCGGACGGTGTGGCGTCCCGGGCGCACCGGTGCACGGTCGACGCCCGCGCGCACGGCGAACTGCTGGCGCCTCAGGTCGACGCGGTCCTCGCCGACGCCGACGCGCGCCCGCGGGACCTAGGCGCCATCGTCGCCGGGCTCGGGCCGGGGCCGTTCACCGGGTTGCGGGTCGGCCTGGTCACCGCCGCCACCATGGGCCAGGTGCTCAACATCCCGACGTACGGCGTCTGCTCGCTGGACGGCATCGGCTACCCGGCGGCAGCCGGCGAGCCGGTGCTGGCCGCCAGTGACGCTCGCCGCAAGGAGCTCTACTGGGCCGTCTACGACGGCGCCGGCCAGCGGATCGTCGGGCCCGAGGTGTCCACGCCCGCGGTGGCCGCCGCCCGTGCCGGGGAACTGGGAGCGACGGTCGCGGTCGGCGACGGCGCCCACCGGTACGCGGAAACTCTCGGCCTGCCGGTCCGTGTCGAGACGCGCTACCCGGACGCCACCGTGCTGGCGCTGCTCGCCGCCGAGCGGATCCGGGCCGGCGCGCCCGGTGAACGGCTCACCCCGCTCTACCTGCGCCGCCCGGACGCCGTGGTGGCGACCGCCCGCAAACCGGTCCTTCCGTGA
- a CDS encoding helix-turn-helix domain-containing protein, protein MPSTGLVTLLGTAIRQQRHLRELSQCELAELAGVSQAAVARIECGNRAPSIAVLEALLAAMDVQLVVGVEPLDAHLDARIDDLAARPIAERIDELGLHRMLDQLTDFPQVITGSTAALLQGAPVPVKALEIAVRWQDSKRFTHWLEAAYGQRWNARWGEFGGVWLEPEEQGEHRWTTRYGEIRATMCDELPETIEVRHAGRGYQVVPLVQLELTEPRAGDLLRR, encoded by the coding sequence ATGCCATCCACGGGCCTCGTCACTCTGCTCGGCACCGCCATCCGACAGCAACGGCACCTGCGCGAGCTGAGCCAATGTGAGCTGGCCGAGTTGGCCGGCGTCAGCCAGGCGGCGGTGGCCCGGATCGAATGCGGTAACCGCGCGCCCAGCATCGCCGTGCTCGAGGCGTTGCTCGCCGCGATGGACGTGCAGTTGGTCGTCGGGGTCGAGCCGCTGGACGCACACCTCGACGCCCGGATCGACGACCTGGCCGCCCGGCCGATCGCCGAGCGGATCGACGAGCTGGGCCTGCACCGGATGTTGGACCAGCTCACCGACTTCCCACAGGTGATCACCGGAAGCACGGCGGCACTGTTGCAGGGCGCGCCGGTGCCCGTTAAGGCGCTGGAGATCGCCGTGCGCTGGCAAGACTCGAAACGGTTCACCCACTGGCTGGAGGCCGCCTACGGCCAGCGGTGGAACGCCCGCTGGGGTGAGTTCGGCGGGGTGTGGTTGGAGCCCGAGGAACAGGGCGAGCACCGCTGGACGACCCGCTACGGCGAGATCAGGGCCACCATGTGCGACGAACTGCCCGAAACGATCGAGGTACGCCACGCCGGGCGGGGTTATCAGGTCGTGCCGCTGGTCCAGCTGGAGCTGACCGAGCCACGGGCCGGCGACCTGCTGCGCCGCTAG
- the ung gene encoding uracil-DNA glycosylase — MPDDAPALDLLALLPERWRAVLTPHLDPARTAALAEFVAREYATQTVFPPLTDLFSAYRLCPPEGTRVLILGQDPYHRAGQAHGLSFSVRGGVTVPPSLRNVFKELGDDLGVPKPRSGNLDGWAAQGVLLLNAVLTVRQATPGSHANSGWEEFTDATIRALDGSADRVVFLLWGGYARKKAALVTNPQHVVLEAGHPSPMNPRGFLGSRPFSAANKALADAGLPTIDWDRTAG; from the coding sequence ATGCCCGACGATGCCCCCGCCCTGGATCTGCTGGCTCTGCTGCCGGAGCGGTGGCGTGCCGTGCTCACACCTCATCTGGATCCGGCCCGCACCGCCGCGCTGGCCGAGTTCGTCGCCCGGGAGTACGCGACGCAGACCGTCTTCCCGCCGCTGACGGATCTGTTCTCCGCATACCGGCTCTGCCCGCCGGAGGGCACCCGGGTGCTGATCCTGGGCCAGGACCCCTATCACCGGGCCGGCCAGGCGCACGGGCTGAGCTTCAGCGTCCGGGGCGGGGTAACGGTGCCGCCGTCGCTGCGCAACGTCTTCAAGGAGCTGGGCGACGACCTGGGCGTGCCCAAGCCGCGCAGCGGCAACCTCGACGGCTGGGCGGCGCAGGGCGTGCTGCTGCTCAACGCGGTACTGACGGTCCGTCAGGCCACTCCGGGCTCGCACGCCAACTCCGGCTGGGAAGAGTTCACCGACGCCACGATCCGGGCACTGGACGGGTCAGCGGACCGGGTGGTCTTCCTGCTCTGGGGCGGGTACGCCCGCAAGAAGGCCGCCCTGGTCACCAATCCGCAGCATGTGGTGCTGGAGGCCGGTCACCCCAGCCCGATGAACCCGCGCGGCTTCCTCGGCAGCCGGCCGTTCAGCGCGGCCAACAAGGCGCTGGCCGACGCCGGCCTGCCCACCATCGACTGGGACCGCACCGCCGGCTGA
- the tsaE gene encoding tRNA (adenosine(37)-N6)-threonylcarbamoyltransferase complex ATPase subunit type 1 TsaE — MSFVVKLPTVEDTREFGRRLAGLLRAGDLVLLTGPLGAGKTALTQGIGVGLGVLGDITSPTFVIARVHRPDPARGGQVALVHADAYRLGDATDPRAEIDDLDLDASVDESVTVVEWGEGLVEQLVDAHLRVRIDRRDDDTRIVELDPVGGDWARRLADLA; from the coding sequence GTGAGTTTCGTGGTCAAGCTGCCCACCGTCGAGGACACCCGGGAGTTCGGCCGCCGGTTGGCCGGGCTGCTGCGCGCCGGTGACCTGGTGCTGTTGACCGGGCCGTTGGGTGCCGGCAAGACCGCCCTCACCCAGGGCATCGGCGTCGGGCTCGGCGTGCTCGGGGACATCACCTCGCCGACGTTCGTGATCGCCCGGGTGCACCGGCCCGACCCGGCCCGGGGCGGCCAGGTGGCCCTGGTGCACGCCGACGCGTACCGGCTGGGTGACGCCACGGACCCGCGCGCGGAGATCGACGACCTGGACCTGGACGCCTCGGTGGACGAGTCGGTGACCGTGGTGGAGTGGGGCGAGGGCCTGGTGGAGCAGTTGGTGGACGCGCACCTGCGGGTCCGCATCGACCGCCGCGACGACGACACCCGGATCGTCGAACTCGACCCGGTCGGTGGCGACTGGGCGCGGCGGCTCGCCGACCTGGCTTAG
- a CDS encoding alpha/beta fold hydrolase yields MSPYRIPRPRTAAGRVAGLVGAAVGVAAAGLAAGVATERTLVRRLKADPTDRYAHETFGEQRYDDAFRLELPDGTDIHVEVVEPTRPVPGRPTVVLVHGFCLDMGTFHFQRQMLAARGDYRIVAYDQPGHGRSGRLETGEYDLAALGQTLRRVIDRTTPEGPLVLVGHSMGGMTIMAFAELFPELFGDRVVGTVLMATSGGLIAETKLVAPALLGRVGGPVLFMVSNATRYGGPVIDKARKSTSNVAWLLTRKYGFGTRKPSPALVSYVETMNSRTSADTVTRYLRTLATHSRFPALAALADTPVLVVVGDKDMITPVTHSEEIVRRLPHAGFVKIQDSGHVVMLEHADEVNAALARFLESLESVEER; encoded by the coding sequence ATGAGTCCGTACCGCATCCCGCGACCGCGGACCGCGGCCGGTCGGGTCGCGGGGCTGGTCGGCGCCGCGGTCGGGGTGGCCGCGGCCGGCCTGGCGGCCGGCGTCGCGACCGAGCGCACGCTGGTCCGCCGGCTCAAGGCCGACCCGACCGACCGCTACGCGCACGAGACGTTCGGCGAGCAGCGGTACGACGACGCGTTCCGGCTGGAGTTGCCGGACGGCACCGACATCCACGTCGAGGTGGTCGAGCCGACCAGGCCGGTGCCCGGGCGCCCGACGGTGGTGCTGGTGCACGGCTTCTGCCTCGACATGGGCACGTTCCACTTCCAGCGCCAGATGCTCGCCGCGCGCGGCGACTACCGGATCGTGGCGTACGACCAGCCCGGTCACGGCCGGTCCGGCCGGCTGGAGACCGGCGAGTACGACCTCGCCGCGCTCGGCCAGACGCTGCGCCGGGTGATCGACCGGACCACGCCCGAGGGGCCGCTGGTGCTGGTCGGCCACTCGATGGGCGGCATGACCATCATGGCGTTCGCCGAGTTGTTCCCGGAGCTGTTCGGTGACCGGGTGGTGGGCACCGTGCTGATGGCCACCTCGGGCGGGCTGATCGCGGAGACCAAGCTGGTCGCGCCGGCGCTGCTCGGCCGGGTCGGCGGCCCGGTGCTGTTCATGGTCAGCAACGCCACCCGGTACGGCGGGCCGGTGATCGACAAAGCCCGCAAGTCGACCTCGAACGTGGCCTGGCTGCTCACCCGCAAGTACGGCTTCGGCACCCGCAAGCCCAGCCCGGCGCTGGTGTCCTACGTCGAGACGATGAACTCCCGGACGTCGGCCGACACGGTGACCCGCTACCTGCGGACCCTGGCCACCCACTCGCGCTTCCCGGCGCTCGCGGCGCTGGCCGACACGCCGGTGCTGGTGGTGGTCGGCGACAAGGACATGATCACTCCGGTGACCCACTCGGAGGAGATCGTCCGGCGGTTGCCGCACGCCGGGTTCGTGAAGATCCAGGACAGCGGGCACGTGGTGATGCTGGAGCACGCGGACGAGGTCAACGCCGCGCTGGCGCGGTTCCTCGAGTCACTGGAGAGCGTGGAGGAACGGTGA
- the alr gene encoding alanine racemase: protein MWQAEVRVDLDAIRENVSRLRSGTNAELMAVVKADGYGHGMIPAARAAIDAGADWLGVCTLDEALTLRRAGVAVPVLAWLLAPGLPLHEGVSAGVDLAAASLPQLDEMIEASRRAERPARLHLKIDTGLSRGGATVADWPALLDAAAKAQADGLVEVVGVWSHFVYADMPGHPTTDRQLSVFHEGLTMVERAGLRPRWRHLANSAATLTRPDTHFDLVRPGLAVYGLSPVAGETYGLRPAMTARARVMLTKRVPSGTGVSYGHTYTTESEANLAVVPLGYADGVPRHASNSGPVQLAGARRTISGRVCMDQFVLDCGDDPVADGDVATLFGSGADGEPTADDWAEAAGTINYEIVTRFGGTRVPRVYDGERP from the coding sequence ATGTGGCAGGCCGAGGTACGCGTCGATCTTGACGCGATCCGTGAGAACGTGAGCCGACTCCGGTCCGGCACCAACGCCGAGCTGATGGCGGTGGTGAAGGCCGACGGGTACGGCCACGGCATGATCCCGGCCGCCCGGGCGGCAATCGACGCCGGGGCGGACTGGCTCGGTGTCTGCACCCTCGACGAGGCGCTCACCCTGCGTCGGGCCGGGGTGGCCGTGCCGGTGCTGGCCTGGCTGCTCGCGCCCGGGCTGCCGCTGCACGAGGGCGTCAGCGCCGGGGTGGACCTGGCGGCGGCCAGCCTGCCGCAACTCGACGAGATGATCGAGGCGAGCCGGCGCGCCGAGCGCCCGGCCCGGCTGCACCTGAAGATCGACACGGGGTTGTCCCGGGGTGGGGCGACCGTCGCCGACTGGCCGGCGCTGCTGGACGCCGCCGCCAAGGCGCAGGCCGACGGCCTGGTCGAGGTGGTTGGTGTGTGGAGCCACTTCGTGTACGCGGACATGCCCGGCCACCCGACCACGGACCGGCAGCTGTCTGTCTTCCACGAGGGGCTGACGATGGTGGAGCGGGCCGGGCTGCGCCCGCGCTGGCGGCACCTGGCCAACTCGGCGGCCACCCTGACCCGGCCCGACACCCACTTCGACCTGGTCCGCCCCGGGCTGGCCGTGTACGGGCTTTCCCCGGTGGCCGGCGAGACGTACGGGCTGCGACCCGCGATGACCGCGCGGGCCCGCGTGATGCTCACCAAGCGGGTGCCGTCCGGCACCGGCGTCTCCTACGGGCACACCTACACCACCGAGAGCGAAGCGAACCTGGCCGTGGTGCCGCTCGGGTACGCCGACGGGGTGCCCCGGCACGCGTCCAACAGCGGGCCGGTGCAGCTCGCCGGCGCGCGGCGGACCATCTCCGGGCGGGTCTGCATGGACCAGTTCGTGCTGGACTGCGGCGACGACCCGGTGGCCGACGGCGACGTCGCGACGCTGTTCGGTAGCGGCGCCGACGGCGAGCCGACCGCCGACGACTGGGCCGAGGCCGCCGGCACGATCAACTACGAGATCGTCACCCGGTTCGGCGGCACCCGGGTGCCCCGGGTCTATGACGGCGAGCGGCCATGA
- a CDS encoding NAD(P)H-hydrate dehydratase gives MRSVWRVADVRAAEAGLMGTLPEGTLMQRAAAGLARRAALLLAERGGVYGGRVLLLVGSGDNGGDALYAGERLACRGVIVSALLLTPGRAHAAGLAALRAAGGRLVERPSGPVDLVLDGIVGIGGTGGLRTNADEVVQRLGELRGRDGGRATVLAVDVPSGVAVDTGHVPLSASGRPTAVRADVTVTFGALKPALVVGPAAPLAGQVELVDIGLRPWLRGTPALRVTEWSDLVDGWPRLGPASEKYSRGVVGVATGSATYPGAAVLSVGGALAGPTGMVRYAGGARAEVLHQHPSVIATGRVADAGRVQAWVCGSGLGTGEDAAVELRAVLAAPVPVVLDADALTLLVDGSLADQLRGRDAPIVVTPHDREFARLCGEEPGADRVAATLRLAAWMNAVVLLKGDRTVIGTPDGRAYVNPTGTPALATGGTGDVLAGLLGSLLAAGVPADRAAASAAYLHGLAGREAARGGPVTAPDVATALRPVVARLG, from the coding sequence GCGGGGTGTACGGCGGGCGGGTGCTGCTGCTGGTCGGCTCCGGCGACAACGGTGGCGACGCGCTGTACGCCGGGGAGCGGCTGGCTTGCCGCGGCGTCATTGTGTCCGCCCTGCTGCTCACCCCCGGGCGGGCGCACGCCGCCGGGCTGGCCGCGCTGCGGGCCGCCGGCGGCCGGCTGGTGGAGCGGCCCAGCGGTCCAGTCGACCTGGTTCTCGACGGCATCGTCGGCATCGGTGGCACCGGGGGGCTGCGGACGAACGCGGACGAGGTGGTCCAGCGCCTCGGCGAGCTGCGCGGGCGGGACGGCGGCCGGGCCACCGTGCTGGCGGTGGACGTGCCGAGCGGGGTGGCGGTGGACACCGGGCACGTGCCGCTGTCCGCGTCCGGCCGGCCCACCGCGGTCCGCGCCGACGTGACGGTCACCTTCGGCGCGTTGAAGCCCGCCCTGGTCGTCGGACCGGCGGCCCCGCTGGCCGGCCAGGTGGAGCTGGTCGACATCGGGCTGCGGCCGTGGCTGCGGGGCACGCCGGCGCTGCGGGTCACCGAGTGGTCCGACCTGGTCGACGGGTGGCCGCGGCTGGGCCCGGCGTCGGAGAAGTACAGCAGGGGCGTGGTCGGCGTGGCGACCGGCTCGGCGACGTACCCGGGTGCGGCGGTGCTCTCCGTTGGCGGGGCGCTGGCCGGGCCGACCGGCATGGTCCGCTACGCCGGCGGCGCCCGCGCCGAGGTGCTGCACCAGCACCCCTCGGTGATCGCCACCGGCCGGGTCGCCGACGCCGGCCGGGTGCAGGCCTGGGTCTGCGGCTCCGGGCTGGGCACCGGCGAGGACGCGGCCGTGGAGTTGCGCGCCGTGCTGGCCGCGCCGGTGCCGGTGGTGCTCGACGCCGACGCCCTCACCCTGCTGGTCGACGGCTCGCTCGCCGACCAGCTACGCGGCCGGGACGCCCCGATCGTGGTCACCCCGCACGACCGGGAGTTCGCCCGGCTCTGCGGGGAGGAGCCCGGCGCCGACCGGGTCGCCGCCACGCTGCGGCTGGCCGCCTGGATGAACGCGGTGGTACTGCTCAAGGGGGACCGCACGGTGATCGGCACGCCGGACGGTCGGGCGTACGTCAACCCCACCGGCACCCCGGCGCTGGCCACCGGCGGCACCGGTGACGTCCTGGCCGGGCTGCTCGGCTCCCTGCTGGCTGCCGGTGTGCCTGCGGACCGGGCGGCGGCCTCGGCCGCGTACCTGCACGGGCTGGCCGGCCGGGAGGCGGCCCGAGGCGGGCCGGTGACCGCGCCTGACGTGGCCACCGCACTGCGTCCGGTCGTCGCCCGGCTGGGCTGA